DNA from Chloroflexota bacterium:
GCCACATCATCGGATCGTCCATGATAAGAGTTTTCGTGAGTCAAGGAGAAGAAGAGAGGACCATTGTCTTTTCCGGGGATGTGGGCAGATGGGAGAAGCCAATATTGCCAGACCCGAGCGGGTTCAACAATGTGGATTACATTCTTGTTGAATCAACGTATGGGGACAGACTGCACGAGGATACGGCGGACATAAGTGATAGCCTCGCCGCAGTCGTGAATTCAACATGCCAGGCTGGGGGAAACATAATTGTACCGAGCTTTGCTCTACAGCGAAGTCAGGAGATCCTTTACCGTTTGAATCAGCTACTAATCAAAGATCGCATTCCTCACTTGATGGTCTTTCTCGATAGTCCCATGGCAGTAAGCATTACAAGAGTATTCAGTCGGCATCCTGAATTGTTCAACCAGGAGATGGCCGAACTAATACACCAAGACAGGTCGCCCTTTGAGTTTCCGGGCCTGAAAATGGTTCAGTCGGCAGAGGAGTCGAAAGCAATCAATCGCATATTGGGAACTGTCATGGTGATAGCTGGTTCTGGAATGTGTACCGGTGGCAGGATAAAACATCATTTGGTGACTAACATCTCCCGGCCCGAGAGCACCATACTCTTCGTGGGGTACCAGGCAATCGGCACACTGGGCAGAGAAATTATTGATGGTGCCCAGGAAGTCAGGATACTGGGACAGTATTATCCAGTGAAGGCAAGGATAGCCCAATTACACGGCCTCTCGTCACACGCGGATAGGAACGAGCTCTTCAGATGGCTTTCCGCACTCAGGAGGCCCCCCAGGGGAGTATTTGTTGTCCATGGGGAACCCGAGGCAACCAGACAGTTCAGCGAGTTTCTCAAGGAAAAGACAAGCTGGGACATACTTGTGCCAAAATATGAAGAGGAAGTAATCCTGGAATAGTGGTGCTATCCTTTGTCAAAGAATATCTCCACAGGAGGTCAAAATGCCGCAAGGATATGAAATAAACGACCTTGCCAAGGAAGAATCCTGGCGCCTGTTCCGAATTCTCGGGGAATTAGTGGAAGGCTTCGATAAGCTCTCAGGTATAGAGCCAGCGGTCAGTATATACGGTTCGGCTCGGCTTAGCCCAAAAGATGAGCTGTACGCTAAAACAGAGGAAATAGCCCATCGCCTGGGACAGATGGGTTTCTCGATCATAACTGGCGGGGGGCCCGGAGTGATGGAGGCAGCTAACAAGGGAGCACTCAAAGCTGGGGTGACATCAATCGGGCTGAATATCGCCTTGCCAGAGGAGCAAATCTGTAATCCGTACTCCACAAAATCGATAACATTCAATCATTTCTTCATTCGAAAAGTCATGCTTGTAAAGTATGCGACTGCCTTCATCATAATGCCTGGTGGGTTGGGTACGCTTGATGAGCTGACTGAGGTGCTAACCCTGATGCAAACCTATAAGATAAAGCCCTTTCCAGTGTTAATGTTCGATAGCCAGTTCTGGAGGGGATTCCTGGAATGGCTAAAGAATTTCGTCTTAGCCAAAGGGTTCATCTCCGAGGGCGATCTTAACCTACTAAGGATTTGCGACCACACTGACGAAGTGATTGAAGTTGTTCAGCGGTGGTATATCAGACAAGAGATTATCGGGAGAAGAGTTTTACCAAGGTGAACTTCAGTGCGCTACCCACAGTATTCGTGCTGTGTAAACACGCCTCAACTTGTCTAGGAATACTCTGGTGAGCTATAATAATCATTCAGGATAGAGTGTGTTGTGAGCTTTGAGGAGGGTTCGATTATGAGGAAAGCTGAAACAGCGGGGCATGCAGCAGGGATCAGTGAGGCACGTCAGCGCCAGAAGCGTCGGGCTGAGGTGCTGGGGGAAGCAGTGGACATGATGACAGAAGCACGACGGGGGGTTGTTAGTGAGGAAGGGAGAATCAGCACCTTCTGGGCAGGCAAGATTCCCTGTTGGGAGATGACGCGCTGTGCTCCTCAGATACGCGACGCGTGCCCTGCCTATACCCACCGGACACTGCCCTGCTGGGAGATCGAGGGCACCTATTGCAAGTTAGCCATGGAAGGTGGTCGTGCCTCCGGTTGTGACACCAGCCTATGCCAGACGTGTCGCGTCTACAAGAAGTATGGCGAGGGCAAACCCATCAACCTCAAGCTCGTGGGGGCTGGTATCGATGCTTCAATCAATTCCCCAGTGGATGGAAGTCACGCCGCCAAGATATTCCGAGAGATCCAGGCAGCGATCAGCCAGACAAGAGGGCAGGCTGGTGCGCTAATTCCGGTGTTGCAACGAGCACAGGGGCTGATTGGCTATTTACCTTTACCCGTCATGCGAAGCATCGCTCGGGAGATGCGTGTTTCCTTGAGTGAGGTGTATGGCATAGCCAGCTTTTATTCCTTTTTTACTATGGTACCCAGGGGCAAACATATTATCTCTATGTGCATGGGTACTTCATGCTACGTTCGTGGTGGCGAAAGGATTATGAATACGCTACAGAAGGAGTTGGGCATTGATGCTGGCGAAACAACAGCGGATGGGATATTCTCGCTAGAGATGGTGAGATGTCTGGGTTGCTGTGGTCTTTCGCCTGTGGTTGCGGTGGAGGACAAGGTCTACCGCCGTATGACCCCGACAAAGATGAAAGAGGTTCTGAGTACTTACACATAGGAGGCAGCAGGTGACGCACTTGTCTTCAGTCGAGGACCTCGATAAGTTGAGAGCCGCGGTTCAGAGCCAACTGGCACAGCGGGCCAGCAAGATAGAGATTAAGATTCATCTGGGTACCTGTGGTATTTCCAGTGGTGCCAGGGCTATCGAGGAAGCGTTTACCAGAGAAGTGCAAACGCAGAAGCTTTCGAATGTCGTGATCACCGAAGCCGCCTGCATCGGCCCCTGCGAGAGAGAACCTATAGTTACCGTAGTCCACCCCCAGGCCGGCAGGGTGATCTATGCTGAGCTAACGCCAGAGCGGGTGACCACTATCGTGGAGCGACACTTGATCGGCGGAAAGCCTGTCTCAGAGTGGACGCTGGATACGAAGTTGCCCCAGTTTCAACTACAAAAGATCCGCATTATGCACAACCAGGACATGGATCCCAGGAGTCTCGACGAATATATTGCCCGGGATGGTTATCGGGGCCTGGCCAAGGCGCTTACTCAAATGGCACCCGATGATATTATTGCTGAGGTCGGCAAGGCGGGTCTGAGGGGGAGGGGAGGTGCTGGGTTCCCTACGGGTACTAAGTGGACCTTCGTGCGCCGTGCAACCGGAGACGAGAAGTTTGTGGTTTGCAATGGAGACGAAGGTGACCCTGGTGCCTATATGAATCGGGCCGTGCTGGAGGGCAATCCCCACTCGGTAATAGAAGGAATGGCCATCGGGGCCTACGCCATAGGCAACGTTCGCCATGGCTACCTATACGTCCGGGCTGAGTATCCGCTGGCTATCGAGACACTGCAACACGCCATAGAAGAAGCGCGCCGCTACGGGCTGTTGGGTAAGAACATCCTGGGCACGGGATTTGAGTTTGATCTCACTGTTTTCCCTGGGGCAGGCGCCTTCGTCTGTGGCGAGGAGACAGCTCTCCTGGCCTCTATCGAAGGCAAACGAGGTAACCCGCGCCAGCGACCTCCTTTCCCAGCCAATAAGGGACTGCTGGATAAGCCGACCACCCTAAACAATGTGGAGACCTGGTCGAATATTCCCCTCATCGTCCTCAACGGTGCGGAATGGTTCGCTAGTCTAGGGTCGGACAGGAGCAAGGGGACCAAGACATTCTGTCTGGTCGGCAAGATAAACAACAGTGGACTTATTGAGGTACCCCTGGGTACGCCCCTAGGCCAGATAGTGTTCGATATTGGCAACGGTGTCCCAGAGGGCCGAGAGTTCAAGGCTGTCCAGATTGGCGGGCCTTCTGGAGGATGTATACCTATAGGCCACCTCAATACGCCTGTTGACTACGAGTCCGTCACCGCCCTCGGTGCCATCATGGGTTCTGGCGGCCTCATCGTTATGGATGAGAACAACTGCATGGTGGATACAGCCAAGTTCTTCCTCCAGTTCACCAGGGATGAGAGCTGCGGCAAGTGCACACCGTGCCGTGCTGGCATCCCCAAGATGCTGGACATACTGACTAAGATAACCCAGGGCAAAGGCACTATGGAGGATCTGGCTGCCCTGACTGAGCTGGCGGAGATGGTGGGATCGGCTTCACTGTGTGGTCTGGGGCAAACCGCCCCCAACCCCGTGCTCACCACCCTGAGACACTTCCGCAATGAGTATGAGGCCCATATCATTGACAAACGCTGCCCGGCAGCAGTCTGCCAGGCACTATTCCGAGCCCCTTGCCAGCATACCTGTCCTGTGGAGCTGGACTGCCCGGGCTACATAGCACTGGCTAAGGAGGGGAGGTTCGAGGATGCCTACAAACTCATAAGGCAACGTCTGCCCTTCCCCATGTCGGTGGGACGAGTTTGTGATCACCCATGTGAGGTGAAGTGCCGTCGGGCACAGGTGGACGCAGCGGTGTCCATCAGAGACCTGAAGCGCATGATCGCCGACTATGCGTACGAGAAAGGCGTGGAATTCTTGCCCCCCGTGAAACCGCGAAAACCCGAGCGAGTGGCTATTGTGGGTGCTGGGCCAGCGGGTCTTACTGCTGCTTATGAGCTGGCTAGAGAGGGCTATGGTGTTACTATCTTTGAGGCTCTGCCTGTGGCCGGTGGCATGATGGCAGTGGCCATACCTGAGTATCGTTTGCCAAAACGAATCCTTAATGCCGAGATCAACGGTATAGTTAAGCTAGGCGTCGAGCTAAAGCTCAATACTAGGATCGATGATATCGACAGCTTGTTCAAAGAGGGATACAAGGCTGTCTTCCTTGCCTGCGGCGCGCACAAAGGGGACAAGATAGGCATCCCTGGTGAGGATGCTAAGGGAATCTACGATGCCATTGAGTTTCTCAAAGAGACGAACTTGGGGAGGAAGCCGGAAGTAGGCGAGAGAGTGGCTGTGGTGGGGGGTGGTAACTCGGCTATAGATGCTGCCCGGGTGGCTTTGAGACAGGGTGCCAAAGAGGTTAGCATTCTCTATCGCAGGGAGCGTAAGGATATGCCAGCCATTCCCGAAGAGATCGAGTCTGCCGAAGAGGAAGGTATACACATTGAATGCCTTACTGCGCCTACGAAGGTATTGACTGCGAATGGTAGGATAAGTGGCCTGGAGTGCGTCCGCATGGAGCTCAGGGAGTTCGATTCCAGTGGGCGGCGCACTCCCCACCCCTTAGCTGGTTCGGAGCATACCATCTTGGTGGATACCCTCATCGAGGCTATCGGACAGCGGCCTGACACTAGCTTGGTCAAGGACAGTGGGGTGAAGACAGGCAAGGGAGGCACTATTGCGGTTGATCCGCGCACGCTGGCCACTGACCGGCCCGGTGTTTTTGGCGGTGGCGACGTCGCCACTGGGCCGAAGACGGTGATCTGGGCGGTGGCCGCAGGACAGCGAGCAGCTAATTCTATCATCCGGTACTTGCAAGGGAAGCCTCTATCTCCCTTCGTACATAGGGACGGTTATGAGCCAATAGAAGTCCCGGCTGTCTCTCCGACCGAAGAGGAGGTCAAAGAGAGAAAGAGAATCGAGCCATCCGAGATAGCCTCGAAGGAGCGCCGGTCATCCTTCCGAGAGATCATGTTGGCCTACACTGGGGAGCAGTCCAGGGAGGAGGCATCTCGCTGCCTGAGGTGTGATCTTGAAGCTGGAGCACAGGAGTAGACGGATGAGTGAGAAGAAAGAGATAACTCTGACCATCAACGGCGAAAAGGTAAAAGGCAATGATGGTGACACCATCCTTGACATCTGCCGTGCCAATAATATCTACGTGCCTACGCTGTGCTATTTGGAAGGCCTTTCCAGTGTCGGCGCTTGCCGCCTGTGCGTCGTTGAGATCGAGGGAGAGCGACGGCCCAATCCGGCCTGTACCTACCCGGCTCGCAATGGTCTGGTGGTCAAAACGCATACAGAAGAACTGGAGAAATACCGAAGACTGATCCTGGAACTGATATTTACAGAGCGTAACCATTTTTGCTGGTTCTGTGCTGCCAGCGGTGACTGCGAGTTGCAAAGCCTGGCTTACCGTTATCAGATGGACCACCCTCGTTATCCCTATACCTTCCCTTCCCTGGCCACTGACACCCTAAATGATTTTCTGGTTATCGACCATAACCGCTGCATTCTTTGTGGCCGTTGCGTTCGGGTTTGCAATGAGGTTGTGGGCAATCACACCCTGGATTTTGGCAGGCGGGGCTGGCGCACTACAGTCATTGCTGACCTGAACCAAGCCTTGGGCGAGTCGTCCTGCATCTCCTGTGGCGCCTGCCTGCAGGCTTGCCCCACTGGGGCCATATTCAGCAAGGTCAGCGCCTACCGGGGCAGAGTTGAGGAGTGCCAGAGCATTCAGAGTGTCTGTTCGCTATGTGGCGTGGGCTGTGACATCAATGTCTTGGTGAAGGACAACAACATAGTCCGTATAGATGGGGCGAACCTCACCAGCCCGAAAGGGCCACTTTGCAACAGGGGACGCTTCCTACAGGTGCACAATACGGCTACCCGAATTACTGCGCCACTCATGGTAGACAAGGCGGGAATAACCCAAACTGCATCCTGGGAAGAGGCCCTTGATTCGGTAGCGTCGGCCATCAAGGACTACCGGCGTCGCTATAAGAGGAGCAGCATAGCCGGTCTGATTTCCAGCATATGTCCCAATGAGACAGTAGAAGCCTTTGCCAGATTCATGCGCCACACTGTGGGCACCAGTTCGTTGGATATCGTGGATGGCAAAGCATACAGAACCCTGACTCAAGGTATCAAGGCTTCCGGCAAGAGCATTCTCAGGCTAGACACTGAAAGCCCGCTGGAAGCTATCCTGGGGGCCTCCTGCGTGCTGGTGGTGGGAGCTGATCCCCTCGAAAGCCACCCAGTGGCCGCCTGCTATATGCTCAGGGCCAGAACCCATAACCGGGCGCAGCTCGTAGTCATTGACTCCCAAGATAACTGCCTGGGTTCGCGGGCTGATGTCTGGCTACAGCCTAACGCAGGTGGGATGGATATGGTTATTAGGGCTCTGGCCGGTCTGGTTGCCAACAAGAGCGAGCGTTTGGATCAACCGCAGAAAGTTACCTCGGTGGCCGAAGCGGCACAGGCGAGCGGGCTAAGCCCGGCCCTGATAACCCAAACGGCTGATATCATACGCGGCGGCCAAGTTGTGGTTGTTTTTGGAGATGGCATCCTTGACAAGAGAGACCCTGGCTTGGTGACCAGCGTCTTAGAGTTGGCCAGCTTGGCAAACACGGACGGCCCAAAATGGATTTCCCTTAAGCCACGGGGCAACAGCCGTGGTGCTTGGGGGGTGGGAGTAGATGGCGGGTACGGGATAGCCGAGACCAGGCCCAGACTGCTATACCTCCTGCTGGCCGATGATGGTTACATAGCTGAAGACTGCTTGGGCCTAGCTGAACAGGCTGAATTCCTGGTGGTGCAGGCGAGCTATGTCTCACCACTAACCCAGGCTGCCGATGTGGTGCTCCCCTCTCCCATTTGGGCGGGGCGGGCAGGCACGTACATCTCGCTGGATGGCAGAGTGGGCCGGTCGCAGCGAGTGCTGGAGCCGCCTCCAGGCATGAGGGACGATCTGGAGATAATTGCTGAACTAGCTAAGAGACTAGAGAAGAGGAGACGAATGCCGTGACGAAGGTGAAGATAGCGATTTCGTGGCTTGATGCCTGTGCCGGCTGTGAGATGTCCTTGCTGGACATAGATGGGGCCATAGTCGATATAGCCAAAGCTGTGGAGTTCACCAGAACTCCGATAACGGATATCAAGGAATTTCCCAATGTGGATGTGGGGTTGATCAGTGGGGCTATAGGCAATGAGGAACACGAAGAAGAGGCAAAAGAGCTCCGCGAGAAGTGCAAGATTCTCATGGTAATGGGCGACTGTGCCTGTTTCGGAGGCCCCCCTTCGATGCGCAATGCCTTCTCCAAGGAAGAGGTGCTGAGGCGAGCTTACATTGAGACCGAGAGCACCAAAGATGGGAAGATACCTTCCTCACCGGAACTGCCAGCCCTCTTGGAAAAGGCTCTCCCTGTGAACGCCGAGGTCAAGGTCGACTGCTTTGTTCCAGGATGCCCGCCGCGCGCCGAAGCCATCAACTATGCCCTCACCGAGCTTCTTCAGGGTCGAATTCCGGTGTTGCCCAGTGAAATGATGCGCTTTGACTAGCTGAGGAGGTATGGAAGTGGCTACAGAAAAGAAAATCATAGAAATAAAGCCGATTACCCGCATAGAAGGCCATGGCAAGGTAACCCTGCATCTCGACGAGCAAGGCAATGTAAGCCAGGCCCACTTCAACGTAATTCAGCTTCGGGGCTTTGAGAAATTCTGTGAGGGACGTGTCTTCTGGGAGATGCCACTCATCACAGAGCGGGCCTGCGGTATCTGCCCTGTGAGCCACCATCTGGCCGCAGCCAAGGCGTGTGACGCTATTCTAGGCGTGGAACTACCTCCGACTGCCAGGATGCTACGGGAATTGATGCATATGGCCCAGTTTGTCCAGTCCCACGCCCTTCACTTCTTCCACCTGGCCAGTCCCGATCTTCTCTTTGGTATGGACTCCAACCCAGCTACCAGAAATGTCATCGGTCTCATCGAGGCGAACCCAGAGTTGGCCGTCAAGGCAGTGTGGCTAAGAAGTTTCGGACAGTCGATCATAGAGACTCTGGGCACTAAGAAGATTCACCCCAACTTCGCTATCCCCGGTGGTGTGAACCACGCTCTCCCCACTGAGGCAAGAGACAAATTCCTGAAGCAAGTTGATGAAGCCATAGCCATCTATCGTACAGGTCTTGACATAATCAAGAGCTTTCAGAGCAGAGAGAAGAAATTGATGGACGACTTCGCCAGCTTTCCCTCTGCCTACATGGGGCTGGTAGATCCCCAGGGCAATCTGGAACTCTATGATGGCAGGCTGAGGCTCGTGGATGCCAAGGGCCTTACTCTAGAGGATCAGGTGCCTAGCGATAACTATCTATCCATTATTGAAGAAAGGGTGGAAGACTGGTCGTACATGAAATTCCCTTATTACAAGAAGATGGGCTACCCAGGTGGCATTTACAGGGTAGGCCCCTTAGCCAGGCTCAATGTGGCCAAAGGTATCACCACACCCCTTGCTGGTAAGGAGTTTAGGGAATTCAAGAGTCTGGGGAATGGGGGGATGGTAGAGGGTTCATTGTACTTCCACTATGCCCGCCTCATTGAAGGGCTCTATGCTACCGAGAGGGTAAAGGAATTGCTCCAGAAGGAGGGCATCTGCTCTACAGAAATAAGGGCAGTCTCGTCCAGGTACAATGAACAGGGGGTGGGGGTTCTGGAAGCCCCGCGGGGGACTCTCTTCCATCATTTCTGGGTGGACCGCAGCGGCACTATTCGCAAAGCCAACATTATTGTCGCCACTCAAAACAACAACCTGGCTATGAACCGGGCCATTTACCAGGTGGCCAGGGAATATGTCAAGGCTGATAAGCTTACCGAGGGCATGCTTAACCGGGTAGAGGTAGCCATCCGCTGCTATGACCCTTGTCTCTCGTGTGCCACCCACGCTCTGGGACAGATGCCACTCTCTATACAACTCATCGGCTCCAGTGGCCAGGTGCTGGATGAGATTCCCAAGAGATGACTCTGGAGTTCGCCACTGCCACGAGAATAGGTTTCGATTTGCCCCCCAGTGCGTGTCGGAGGGCTGTTTATGGTTCGGCGGGTTCGCGGCGAACGACTCAGCCTCATCACCCTGGGCCCAATGACTGGCGCTTAGTTGGAATAATTCGCGTCACATCAGTGAGCCAGAGACCCTTCTCCGCCTGTGGCGGATCAGGGTGACAAGACAGGCCCGTCATTCTGGGCGTAGCGAAGGATCTCATTTCGCTGATTTCGGCAAGAAAGCACTATCGCCATCCATTCGGACTGCTTGAGAGGTTTACCCATGCGCCATCTGCTTTCCACTCCAACGCGGCTACTTTGTTAGACCCGTCGGTCTGGGTGGTATAATAGCAGAAGGAAACTAATCCCCGCCTCGAGCACTGCATTAAGGGAGGAAGCTATGAGAGGGTTCCAAAGCGATTGGCTAAATATCACACAGGGCATGCAAAAGGAGATGGAACGGTTATTGGATTACCTCGGCAGCTCAAAACCGCCCACGGTGTATTTTGGCCAGATGTGGGAGCCAGCAGTGGATATCTATGAGACGGCAACGGAAGTAGTCGTTGTAGCAGAGTTGGCCGGGGTGAATCAAAACGATATTGAGATCGTGGTTGATAACAACTCCCTGATTATCCGGGGACAAAGGAAAGAGCTGGCCACGCGAGGAAGAAGAAATTACTACCAGATGGAAATCCACGCCGGGCCTTTCGAAAGGCGTGTCCTCTTGCCTGCCAGGATCGATCCTGACAGAACCAAAGCATCCCATGAAAACGGCATGCTTGAAATCGTTCTAGCTAAGGCTCGACCAGAACAGGTTATCCACGTTTCCGTAAAGAACTTGGATCAATTCTGATGCCTTCCAGGCATCATGAGCAGCAGATAGACAAGTGGACTTCGCATTGGCGTATGAATTTCTTTGATTCGAGAGGGAGATAAACCATGACAGCAGTGAACCAGCAAAGAAGCATAGGCGAGATGGAATTATCTGTCCCCGAAGAGCTGCCCATTCTCCCTGCCAGAGAACATGTGCTTTTCCCCTTCATCATCGCCCCTGTAGCAACCAACAACCAGAGCATTGTCCAGGTCATAGATGCGGCTATGCAAGAAAACAAGATCATCGGTGTGTTTGCTCAGCGTGGTGACGCCGAGCAACCCACTTTCGACAATCTCTACTCGATGGGCACAGCAGCTCTTATTGCTCGCATGTTCAAGATACCCGATGGTTCCATTAGTGTGTTCCTACAGGGTCTATCCCGAATTCGTCTGAGGGAAATAACACAAAAAGAGCCTTACGTCAGAGCCAAGGTAGATGTGGTGAAGACGAAGACGGAGAAGACCACCGAGCTTGAAGCCTTAACCAGGAATTTCCTGGGCTTGTTTCAGAAGGTGGTCGAACTGGCACCTAATTTGCCCGCAGAGGTAGGTATTGCCGCCCTCAACATAGCTGACCCTGGCAACTTGGCCGACTTTGTCGCTGCTCATATCAACCTTAAGCGCGAGGAAGCACAGGATGTCCTGGAGACTCTGGATGTTGCTGAACGAATAAGGAAGCTAACGGGCTACATCAACAGAGAGTTGGAGATACTGGAGCTGGGAAGCAAGATCCAGTCTCAAATCAAGGGAGAAATGGACAAGGCCCAGCGAGAGTTCTATCTCCGGGAGCAATTGAAAGCCATCCAAAAGGAACTGGGACAAACCGACGAACGCACCATAGAGATTAACGAACTCAAGGAAAAGATTGAACAAGCCCAGCTCCCGCCGGAAGCTCGAAAGGAAGCTGACCGGGAACTGGATCGCCTGGCCAAGATGCCTCCTGGGGCGGCAGAGTATACCGTCTCACGGACGTATCTTGACTGGCTCATTAACCTTCCCTGGTCGAAAAGCACCGAAGACAATCTGGATATCAACCAGGCCAGCGCTGTGCTGGACGAAGACCACTACGACCTGGAGAAGGTGAAGGGGAGAATCCTCGATTACCTGGCAGTCCGCAATTTGAAGAAAGACATGAAAGGCCCGATCCTGTGTTTTGTTGGCCCGCCAGGAACAGGTAAGACCTCAGTGGGGCACTCTATCGCCCGTGCCCTGGGGAGAAAGTTCTTCCGCATGTCTCTCGGCGGCATCAGGGACGAGGCTGAGATCCGCGGGTTTCGCCGCACCTATGTGG
Protein-coding regions in this window:
- a CDS encoding MBL fold metallo-hydrolase is translated as MRIKLVFLGAAGNVTGSRYVLETSNVRLLVDCGLYQERELRGRNWDPFPIPPHTLDAVLLTHAHIDHCGLLPKLVRDGFRGRVYCTEATYEIAQIILLDSAHLQEEDAAFKRKRHEREKRKGPFPEIPLYTVDDVRASFPLFEPVEYGESVQIGDGVRVTFHNAGHIIGSSMIRVFVSQGEEERTIVFSGDVGRWEKPILPDPSGFNNVDYILVESTYGDRLHEDTADISDSLAAVVNSTCQAGGNIIVPSFALQRSQEILYRLNQLLIKDRIPHLMVFLDSPMAVSITRVFSRHPELFNQEMAELIHQDRSPFEFPGLKMVQSAEESKAINRILGTVMVIAGSGMCTGGRIKHHLVTNISRPESTILFVGYQAIGTLGREIIDGAQEVRILGQYYPVKARIAQLHGLSSHADRNELFRWLSALRRPPRGVFVVHGEPEATRQFSEFLKEKTSWDILVPKYEEEVILE
- a CDS encoding TIGR00730 family Rossman fold protein; amino-acid sequence: MPQGYEINDLAKEESWRLFRILGELVEGFDKLSGIEPAVSIYGSARLSPKDELYAKTEEIAHRLGQMGFSIITGGGPGVMEAANKGALKAGVTSIGLNIALPEEQICNPYSTKSITFNHFFIRKVMLVKYATAFIIMPGGLGTLDELTEVLTLMQTYKIKPFPVLMFDSQFWRGFLEWLKNFVLAKGFISEGDLNLLRICDHTDEVIEVVQRWYIRQEIIGRRVLPR
- a CDS encoding NAD(P)H-dependent oxidoreductase subunit E, with protein sequence MEGGRASGCDTSLCQTCRVYKKYGEGKPINLKLVGAGIDASINSPVDGSHAAKIFREIQAAISQTRGQAGALIPVLQRAQGLIGYLPLPVMRSIAREMRVSLSEVYGIASFYSFFTMVPRGKHIISMCMGTSCYVRGGERIMNTLQKELGIDAGETTADGIFSLEMVRCLGCCGLSPVVAVEDKVYRRMTPTKMKEVLSTYT
- a CDS encoding FAD-dependent oxidoreductase; translation: MEIKIHLGTCGISSGARAIEEAFTREVQTQKLSNVVITEAACIGPCEREPIVTVVHPQAGRVIYAELTPERVTTIVERHLIGGKPVSEWTLDTKLPQFQLQKIRIMHNQDMDPRSLDEYIARDGYRGLAKALTQMAPDDIIAEVGKAGLRGRGGAGFPTGTKWTFVRRATGDEKFVVCNGDEGDPGAYMNRAVLEGNPHSVIEGMAIGAYAIGNVRHGYLYVRAEYPLAIETLQHAIEEARRYGLLGKNILGTGFEFDLTVFPGAGAFVCGEETALLASIEGKRGNPRQRPPFPANKGLLDKPTTLNNVETWSNIPLIVLNGAEWFASLGSDRSKGTKTFCLVGKINNSGLIEVPLGTPLGQIVFDIGNGVPEGREFKAVQIGGPSGGCIPIGHLNTPVDYESVTALGAIMGSGGLIVMDENNCMVDTAKFFLQFTRDESCGKCTPCRAGIPKMLDILTKITQGKGTMEDLAALTELAEMVGSASLCGLGQTAPNPVLTTLRHFRNEYEAHIIDKRCPAAVCQALFRAPCQHTCPVELDCPGYIALAKEGRFEDAYKLIRQRLPFPMSVGRVCDHPCEVKCRRAQVDAAVSIRDLKRMIADYAYEKGVEFLPPVKPRKPERVAIVGAGPAGLTAAYELAREGYGVTIFEALPVAGGMMAVAIPEYRLPKRILNAEINGIVKLGVELKLNTRIDDIDSLFKEGYKAVFLACGAHKGDKIGIPGEDAKGIYDAIEFLKETNLGRKPEVGERVAVVGGGNSAIDAARVALRQGAKEVSILYRRERKDMPAIPEEIESAEEEGIHIECLTAPTKVLTANGRISGLECVRMELREFDSSGRRTPHPLAGSEHTILVDTLIEAIGQRPDTSLVKDSGVKTGKGGTIAVDPRTLATDRPGVFGGGDVATGPKTVIWAVAAGQRAANSIIRYLQGKPLSPFVHRDGYEPIEVPAVSPTEEEVKERKRIEPSEIASKERRSSFREIMLAYTGEQSREEASRCLRCDLEAGAQE
- a CDS encoding 2Fe-2S iron-sulfur cluster binding domain-containing protein, with the translated sequence MSEKKEITLTINGEKVKGNDGDTILDICRANNIYVPTLCYLEGLSSVGACRLCVVEIEGERRPNPACTYPARNGLVVKTHTEELEKYRRLILELIFTERNHFCWFCAASGDCELQSLAYRYQMDHPRYPYTFPSLATDTLNDFLVIDHNRCILCGRCVRVCNEVVGNHTLDFGRRGWRTTVIADLNQALGESSCISCGACLQACPTGAIFSKVSAYRGRVEECQSIQSVCSLCGVGCDINVLVKDNNIVRIDGANLTSPKGPLCNRGRFLQVHNTATRITAPLMVDKAGITQTASWEEALDSVASAIKDYRRRYKRSSIAGLISSICPNETVEAFARFMRHTVGTSSLDIVDGKAYRTLTQGIKASGKSILRLDTESPLEAILGASCVLVVGADPLESHPVAACYMLRARTHNRAQLVVIDSQDNCLGSRADVWLQPNAGGMDMVIRALAGLVANKSERLDQPQKVTSVAEAAQASGLSPALITQTADIIRGGQVVVVFGDGILDKRDPGLVTSVLELASLANTDGPKWISLKPRGNSRGAWGVGVDGGYGIAETRPRLLYLLLADDGYIAEDCLGLAEQAEFLVVQASYVSPLTQAADVVLPSPIWAGRAGTYISLDGRVGRSQRVLEPPPGMRDDLEIIAELAKRLEKRRRMP
- a CDS encoding NADP oxidoreductase, with the translated sequence MTKVKIAISWLDACAGCEMSLLDIDGAIVDIAKAVEFTRTPITDIKEFPNVDVGLISGAIGNEEHEEEAKELREKCKILMVMGDCACFGGPPSMRNAFSKEEVLRRAYIETESTKDGKIPSSPELPALLEKALPVNAEVKVDCFVPGCPPRAEAINYALTELLQGRIPVLPSEMMRFD
- a CDS encoding Ni/Fe hydrogenase subunit alpha; its protein translation is MEVATEKKIIEIKPITRIEGHGKVTLHLDEQGNVSQAHFNVIQLRGFEKFCEGRVFWEMPLITERACGICPVSHHLAAAKACDAILGVELPPTARMLRELMHMAQFVQSHALHFFHLASPDLLFGMDSNPATRNVIGLIEANPELAVKAVWLRSFGQSIIETLGTKKIHPNFAIPGGVNHALPTEARDKFLKQVDEAIAIYRTGLDIIKSFQSREKKLMDDFASFPSAYMGLVDPQGNLELYDGRLRLVDAKGLTLEDQVPSDNYLSIIEERVEDWSYMKFPYYKKMGYPGGIYRVGPLARLNVAKGITTPLAGKEFREFKSLGNGGMVEGSLYFHYARLIEGLYATERVKELLQKEGICSTEIRAVSSRYNEQGVGVLEAPRGTLFHHFWVDRSGTIRKANIIVATQNNNLAMNRAIYQVAREYVKADKLTEGMLNRVEVAIRCYDPCLSCATHALGQMPLSIQLIGSSGQVLDEIPKR
- a CDS encoding Hsp20/alpha crystallin family protein, producing MRGFQSDWLNITQGMQKEMERLLDYLGSSKPPTVYFGQMWEPAVDIYETATEVVVVAELAGVNQNDIEIVVDNNSLIIRGQRKELATRGRRNYYQMEIHAGPFERRVLLPARIDPDRTKASHENGMLEIVLAKARPEQVIHVSVKNLDQF